The proteins below come from a single Streptomyces sp. M92 genomic window:
- a CDS encoding NAD(P)H-dependent oxidoreductase, whose product MNILWVLAHPEQRSLNGSLMSDALGALDELGHAYQVSDLYAMKWKAVLDADDFGGRPPGGERLFVGAEQERAYAAGELSADIRAEIEKLLWADVLVLQFPLWWFGPPAILKGWFDRVLVQGLGFGVKAPDGHTRRYGDGGLAGKRALAVTSVGARSSGFGPRGIHGHVDEVLFPLLHGTFWYTGMAPLKPFVAYGADRHDAADYARTSAALRERLSALPGEVPLSYRPEAGGEYDGELVLNPGLAPGREGLGVHER is encoded by the coding sequence ATGAACATTCTCTGGGTCCTCGCTCACCCCGAGCAGCGCTCCCTCAACGGCTCCCTGATGTCCGACGCGCTCGGTGCCCTAGACGAGCTCGGGCACGCGTACCAGGTGTCGGATCTGTACGCCATGAAGTGGAAGGCGGTCCTCGACGCCGACGACTTCGGCGGCAGGCCTCCCGGCGGTGAGCGGTTGTTCGTCGGCGCTGAGCAGGAACGCGCGTACGCGGCAGGCGAGTTGAGCGCCGACATCCGAGCCGAGATCGAGAAGCTGCTCTGGGCGGACGTGCTGGTCCTGCAGTTCCCCCTGTGGTGGTTCGGGCCTCCGGCGATTCTCAAGGGCTGGTTCGACCGGGTCCTGGTCCAGGGCCTCGGGTTCGGCGTGAAGGCACCGGACGGGCACACCCGCCGGTACGGGGACGGCGGTCTGGCCGGCAAGCGGGCCCTGGCCGTCACGTCAGTGGGGGCACGGTCGTCCGGGTTCGGGCCCCGCGGGATCCACGGGCACGTGGACGAGGTGTTGTTCCCGCTGCTCCACGGCACGTTCTGGTACACGGGAATGGCGCCGCTCAAGCCGTTCGTGGCGTACGGCGCGGACCGGCACGACGCGGCGGACTACGCCCGCACGTCCGCGGCCCTGCGGGAGCGGCTGAGCGCGCTGCCCGGCGAAGTACCGCTGTCCTACCGGCCCGAGGCAGGCGGTGAGTACGACGGGGAACTCGTCCTGAACCCCGGCCTCGCGCCGGGCCGTGAGGGCCTGGGGGTCCACGAGCGGTGA
- a CDS encoding PP2C family protein-serine/threonine phosphatase — protein sequence MRDARARLEREAIRGLLQAQRRRIRSYTRDYYTDHQAAPDIHPPPRIPPVSPAPTGQEVLDALPVPALLVTPVPGDDGEIVDTLHTTQNAAAVAYVTERLPESTLSPWSGPMSLYARFPALRRTPIVGMISRAHHDRAVQGPEAVEWVVGSPSGPVRLITEVRVSPCGDQLLLSWEPGHRGHMATAAQHLVRTCWAEWNLGDDGVEPSLGFRQVLGLAHGTPLPTLSDLAGTVTDDSLPGLYQMLYDVILRKRTADCTLRLAGRTNRITRMIAEPVRIAPGMLVWGVRAVLTDVTAERCRRETADHAEREARRQRQHAKTLGEVAEALREAVLPHFHDELAAYGLQAAAVYRPDAREAGVGGDWYKARKLPDGRLLVALGDARGHGLSAVTLMAKLRYALAGLAYTERPVEQLTYWLNETACADGTESTATGVIASYHPERQLLRWVSAGHPTPVLVRDGRATSLPAPPGGPGLPLGVLTGAPYTADETPLRIGDIVLIYSDGLTERRGGDPDLDTLRFLDAAETSLRTAAPGPAREGLHAYAEHLVARLDGPHRSDDATLLALRRIAPHGG from the coding sequence GTGCGCGACGCACGTGCCCGCCTGGAGCGGGAGGCGATCAGAGGGTTGCTGCAGGCCCAGCGGCGGCGCATCCGGTCCTACACACGGGACTACTACACCGACCACCAGGCCGCTCCGGACATACATCCCCCACCACGGATTCCGCCAGTGTCGCCGGCCCCGACGGGACAGGAGGTCCTCGACGCGCTCCCCGTGCCGGCCCTGTTGGTGACTCCCGTGCCCGGTGACGACGGCGAGATCGTCGACACCCTCCACACGACCCAGAACGCGGCGGCCGTCGCCTACGTGACCGAGCGGCTTCCCGAAAGCACGCTCTCACCGTGGTCGGGGCCCATGTCGCTGTATGCCCGGTTTCCCGCCCTGCGCCGGACGCCGATCGTCGGGATGATCAGCCGTGCGCACCACGACCGTGCGGTCCAGGGCCCCGAAGCCGTCGAGTGGGTGGTCGGCAGCCCTTCCGGGCCGGTACGGCTCATCACCGAAGTCCGTGTCAGCCCCTGCGGTGACCAGCTGCTGCTCAGCTGGGAACCCGGCCACCGCGGGCACATGGCCACCGCCGCCCAGCATCTGGTACGCACGTGCTGGGCGGAGTGGAACCTCGGGGACGACGGCGTCGAGCCTTCTCTGGGATTCCGCCAGGTCCTCGGGCTGGCGCACGGCACCCCACTGCCCACCCTGTCCGACCTCGCGGGCACCGTCACGGACGACAGTCTGCCCGGCCTCTACCAGATGCTGTACGACGTCATCCTTCGGAAGCGGACCGCGGACTGCACACTTCGCCTGGCCGGCAGGACCAACCGGATCACCCGCATGATCGCCGAGCCCGTACGGATCGCCCCCGGGATGCTGGTCTGGGGCGTCCGCGCCGTGCTCACCGACGTCACCGCCGAGCGTTGCCGCCGTGAGACGGCAGACCACGCCGAACGGGAAGCACGTCGTCAGCGCCAGCACGCCAAGACGCTCGGGGAGGTCGCGGAGGCCCTGCGGGAAGCGGTGCTGCCGCACTTCCACGACGAGCTGGCCGCCTACGGTCTCCAGGCCGCAGCCGTCTACCGGCCGGACGCGCGCGAGGCGGGAGTGGGCGGCGACTGGTACAAGGCTCGCAAACTGCCGGACGGCCGGCTCCTGGTCGCCCTCGGCGACGCCCGGGGCCACGGACTGTCCGCGGTCACCCTGATGGCGAAGCTGCGCTATGCCCTCGCCGGGCTCGCCTACACGGAGCGGCCGGTCGAGCAACTGACGTACTGGCTCAACGAGACCGCCTGCGCCGACGGCACCGAGTCCACCGCCACCGGCGTCATCGCCAGCTACCACCCCGAGCGGCAGTTGCTGCGCTGGGTATCTGCCGGACACCCCACCCCGGTGCTGGTCCGCGACGGGCGCGCCACATCCCTGCCCGCCCCGCCCGGCGGGCCGGGACTCCCCCTCGGTGTGCTGACCGGGGCGCCCTACACCGCCGACGAGACCCCGCTCCGGATCGGCGACATCGTCCTCATCTACTCGGACGGCCTCACCGAGCGCCGGGGCGGTGACCCGGACCTCGACACGCTGCGCTTCCTCGACGCCGCCGAGACCTCCTTGCGGACGGCGGCCCCGGGCCCGGCCAGGGAGGGGCTGCACGCCTACGCCGAGCACCTCGTCGCCCGCCTCGACGGCCCGCACCGTTCGGACGACGCCACCCTCCTGGCCCTGCGCAGGATCGCACCGCACGGCGGATAG
- a CDS encoding class I SAM-dependent methyltransferase, giving the protein MHHTHQHTHHGNSGHQLDHAHDGHHEHSDSGQAEILDLDAEVLAEHTASITAWLPLREQPRQIVDLGCGTGAGTFALLERFPDAHITAVDTSAEHLQLLREKACARGVQGRVRTVQADLDNDDWPDLGRPDLVWASASMHHMNHPHSALRNVRRLLAPGALFAVVELAGVPRFLPAHAPESRPGLEERAHAATGSFHAGHVPHRGADWGPMLTAAGFTVEDERTLTVNIEGARSEAIGRYAYGVLQRIRSVAAPALSPEDLAALDELLDTSSATSLLHREDLAVRTERTVWAARPA; this is encoded by the coding sequence ATGCACCACACGCATCAGCACACCCACCACGGCAACAGCGGTCACCAGCTCGACCATGCACATGACGGCCACCACGAGCACAGCGACAGCGGTCAGGCGGAGATCCTCGACCTGGACGCCGAGGTGCTCGCCGAGCACACAGCGTCCATTACCGCCTGGCTGCCGCTGCGGGAGCAGCCGCGGCAGATCGTGGACCTGGGCTGCGGGACCGGCGCGGGAACCTTCGCGCTCCTCGAGCGATTCCCGGACGCGCACATCACCGCGGTCGACACCTCGGCCGAGCACCTCCAGCTCCTGCGCGAGAAGGCGTGCGCCCGCGGTGTCCAGGGACGGGTACGGACCGTGCAAGCCGACCTCGACAACGATGACTGGCCCGACCTCGGCAGGCCGGACCTGGTGTGGGCCTCGGCCTCGATGCACCACATGAACCATCCCCACAGCGCACTGCGCAACGTCCGCCGGCTACTCGCCCCCGGCGCCCTCTTCGCCGTCGTCGAGCTCGCGGGCGTCCCCCGCTTCCTGCCCGCCCACGCCCCGGAGAGCCGGCCCGGCCTCGAAGAGCGCGCCCACGCCGCGACCGGCAGCTTCCATGCCGGACACGTACCGCATCGCGGCGCAGACTGGGGCCCGATGCTGACCGCCGCCGGCTTCACCGTCGAGGACGAACGCACCCTCACCGTCAATATCGAAGGAGCGCGCAGCGAAGCGATCGGCCGCTACGCCTACGGCGTCTTGCAACGCATCCGCAGCGTCGCCGCCCCCGCTCTCAGCCCGGAGGATCTCGCCGCGCTCGACGAGCTCCTGGACACCAGCAGTGCGACCAGTCTTCTGCACCGCGAGGATCTCGCCGTTCGCACCGAGCGCACGGTCTGGGCCGCCCGCCCCGCCTGA
- a CDS encoding SigE family RNA polymerase sigma factor, which produces MHIGPALAAEDDFTAFASAYWSRLVRTAYMLTGDFHEAEDLVQTTLIKVYARWGRVRREDADAYVRRALVNNNRSRHRRRRVAHLLTPLLPDRPQRSGEAERLEERDVLMEALAELPERQRAVVVLRYWEDLGADEVARTLGCSPGTVKSQASRALAKLRAHPALAAHGRADLGGAA; this is translated from the coding sequence GTGCACATCGGACCGGCCCTCGCTGCCGAAGACGATTTCACGGCCTTCGCCTCGGCCTACTGGAGCCGCCTGGTCAGGACCGCCTACATGCTGACCGGTGATTTCCATGAAGCGGAAGACCTGGTGCAAACGACGCTGATCAAGGTGTACGCGCGGTGGGGCCGGGTTCGGCGGGAGGACGCCGACGCCTATGTGCGGCGCGCCCTGGTGAACAACAACCGCAGCCGCCACCGCCGCAGACGGGTCGCCCATCTGCTCACCCCTCTGCTTCCGGACCGTCCGCAGCGGTCCGGTGAGGCCGAACGTCTGGAGGAGCGCGACGTGCTGATGGAGGCCCTGGCCGAACTGCCCGAACGGCAACGAGCCGTGGTCGTCCTCCGCTACTGGGAGGACCTCGGGGCGGACGAGGTGGCACGGACGCTGGGCTGCTCGCCCGGTACGGTCAAGAGCCAGGCTTCGCGTGCTCTGGCCAAGCTGCGGGCGCACCCAGCCCTGGCAGCGCACGGCCGCGCGGATCTCGGAGGCGCCGCATGA
- a CDS encoding DUF6228 family protein, giving the protein MSLIEGGPGQAELVVRGSGALAASVRLFDWSRADEYESIFAVEAVADGVRARLENVTVTVWDDMSEFFDGLARDFRGWGRERVWINDRLVVTATFGSGGHVYLDWTLRSGFFPGDWKCTVTTVIEAGEGMTAVAADLRRFLRQG; this is encoded by the coding sequence GTGAGTCTGATCGAGGGGGGGCCAGGGCAAGCTGAGCTCGTCGTGCGGGGGTCGGGGGCGCTGGCGGCCTCTGTCCGCTTGTTCGACTGGTCGCGTGCGGATGAGTACGAGTCCATCTTCGCGGTGGAGGCCGTTGCTGATGGTGTGCGTGCACGGCTCGAGAATGTGACCGTCACCGTCTGGGATGACATGAGCGAGTTCTTCGACGGCCTCGCGCGCGACTTCCGTGGCTGGGGGAGGGAGCGGGTTTGGATCAACGACCGTCTGGTCGTGACGGCGACCTTCGGCTCGGGTGGTCATGTGTATCTGGACTGGACGCTTCGGTCCGGCTTCTTTCCCGGTGACTGGAAGTGCACGGTGACGACCGTGATCGAAGCCGGTGAAGGCATGACGGCTGTAGCTGCGGACCTGCGGAGATTTCTGCGTCAGGGGTAG
- a CDS encoding transposase, with protein sequence MEAAELFWYGDQNTVIAHDLRVSARSVQRWRKAWSQGGQRVLASKGPTSLPPLSDDLFAVLEGELLKGPVAHGWPDQIWTLPRITLIGRRFHESHTVQGVAALLKRHGWSCQVPARRAIAVEEPAGLGTGGDRLLPRAGCPTGPKSGPSPVDRARPGSKHHLIVDGQGTPLAVSLTGGNRNDVTQLLSLLDKIPSIAGRVGGPSRRPDAPLADRGYDHDTYRRELRQRGIRPVIAKRGSPRHRPGAPSATSSSARSPRSTASAAYASAGNDTTTSTKHSSSWDAPSSTGGVPSHDSRRPLYRMDREL encoded by the coding sequence TTGGAGGCGGCCGAGCTGTTCTGGTACGGCGACCAGAACACGGTCATCGCGCACGACCTGCGTGTCAGCGCCCGGTCAGTGCAGCGCTGGCGTAAAGCCTGGTCGCAGGGCGGGCAGAGGGTCCTGGCCTCGAAGGGGCCGACGTCGCTGCCGCCGCTGAGCGACGACCTGTTCGCCGTGCTGGAAGGTGAGCTGCTCAAGGGTCCGGTGGCACACGGCTGGCCGGACCAGATCTGGACCCTGCCACGCATCACGCTGATCGGGCGCCGGTTTCACGAGAGTCACACCGTGCAGGGCGTCGCCGCCCTGCTCAAGCGGCACGGCTGGAGCTGCCAGGTTCCTGCCCGCCGCGCGATCGCGGTCGAAGAACCAGCTGGACTGGGAACGGGCGGTGATCGACTCCTCCCACGTGCGGGCTGCCCGACGGGGCCCAAAAGCGGGCCCAGCCCGGTCGACCGCGCACGGCCGGGCAGCAAGCACCACCTCATCGTCGACGGACAAGGCACCCCACTCGCGGTGTCACTGACCGGCGGCAACCGCAACGACGTCACTCAACTGCTGTCGCTGCTCGACAAGATCCCGTCCATCGCCGGCCGGGTGGGTGGACCCAGCCGACGTCCGGATGCTCCGCTGGCCGACCGCGGCTACGACCACGACACCTACCGTCGGGAGCTCCGTCAACGAGGCATCCGCCCCGTGATCGCCAAGCGGGGCAGCCCACGGCACCGGCCTGGGGCACCTTCCGCTACGTCGTCGAGCGCACGGTCGCCTCGCTCCACGGCTTCCGCTGCCTACGCATCCGCTGGGAACGACACGACGACATCCACGAAGCACTCCTCGTCTTGGGATGCGCCCTCATCTACTGGAGGCGTGCCATCCCACGACAGCAGACGGCCCCTGTACCGCATGGACCGTGAACTGTAG
- a CDS encoding ATP-binding cassette domain-containing protein, with product MGPAATRLHIDAVHKAYGRRSVLRGIDFTVAAGTLTGVVGENGSGKSTLLRIAVGMLAPDRGTVRRLGTIGYCPQRSVINDMLTVAQHLRLFQVAHRLPDLHYAWELVDLLGFDAERRTRAGELSGGTRQKLNLALALMHDPPLLVLDEPYQGFDWDTHQRFWHLAGRLRSRGQAVVVVSHLVHDLHHFDTIHHLREGRLHAEAATR from the coding sequence ATGGGACCAGCCGCCACCCGGCTGCATATCGACGCCGTGCACAAGGCGTACGGTCGGCGCTCCGTGCTTCGGGGCATCGACTTCACCGTGGCGGCAGGCACGCTCACCGGAGTGGTAGGGGAGAACGGATCGGGGAAGAGCACACTGCTCCGCATCGCCGTCGGGATGCTGGCGCCCGACCGCGGAACGGTCCGGCGCCTCGGCACGATCGGCTACTGCCCGCAAAGGTCGGTGATCAACGACATGCTGACCGTCGCGCAGCATCTGCGGCTGTTCCAGGTCGCCCACCGGCTACCGGACCTTCACTACGCCTGGGAACTGGTGGACCTGCTCGGATTTGACGCCGAACGACGCACTCGAGCGGGAGAACTCAGCGGCGGGACCCGCCAGAAACTCAACCTGGCCCTGGCACTCATGCATGACCCACCGCTGCTGGTACTCGACGAGCCCTATCAGGGCTTCGACTGGGACACCCACCAGCGCTTCTGGCACCTGGCAGGACGGCTGCGCAGCCGGGGCCAGGCCGTGGTCGTGGTCTCGCACCTCGTGCACGACCTCCACCATTTCGACACCATCCACCACCTGCGCGAGGGGCGACTGCACGCGGAGGCCGCGACGCGATGA
- a CDS encoding NAD(P)-dependent oxidoreductase, with protein sequence MSTDHVKKVCVVGASGKLGQYMVGHALERGYEVVGVCRERSVPKLAAFEGRMTVVPGPTNDPEVIRRAVVGCDGVLTVLVPWGVQQYASGTAQAVLDHARPGARLVFSCGWHITRDGKDKYSRMFTAGVRVAAVLGKLFRAVEIDDQVEACRRVFASDTRWTVVRGSSLEEGESQGLPVWSRHVGDPVLASDLTRRVDFAKFMVEALTDDTLVQEAPAIVGCRTSSALAHAGAPHNGAQSS encoded by the coding sequence ATGAGCACGGATCACGTGAAGAAGGTCTGCGTCGTCGGGGCCTCGGGGAAGCTCGGGCAGTACATGGTCGGGCACGCGTTGGAGCGCGGCTATGAGGTGGTCGGCGTGTGCCGGGAGCGCAGCGTGCCGAAACTGGCCGCTTTCGAGGGCCGGATGACCGTGGTTCCCGGGCCCACCAACGACCCGGAGGTGATCCGGCGCGCGGTCGTCGGATGCGACGGGGTGCTGACGGTGCTGGTGCCCTGGGGCGTGCAGCAGTACGCGTCGGGCACGGCGCAGGCGGTGCTCGACCACGCACGGCCGGGCGCGCGTCTCGTCTTCTCCTGTGGGTGGCACATCACGCGCGACGGCAAGGACAAGTACTCGCGGATGTTCACCGCAGGCGTTCGGGTCGCAGCCGTGCTCGGCAAGCTCTTCCGGGCCGTCGAGATCGACGACCAAGTGGAGGCTTGCCGCCGGGTGTTCGCCAGCGACACCCGGTGGACCGTGGTGCGCGGCAGCAGCCTGGAAGAAGGCGAAAGCCAAGGTCTGCCCGTGTGGAGCCGGCATGTGGGAGACCCGGTACTGGCCAGCGACCTGACGCGCCGGGTGGACTTCGCGAAGTTCATGGTGGAAGCCCTCACCGACGACACGCTCGTCCAGGAGGCCCCGGCCATCGTCGGCTGCCGTACGTCCAGTGCCCTCGCCCACGCCGGCGCTCCCCACAACGGTGCTCAGTCGTCATGA
- a CDS encoding glycosyltransferase family 2 protein translates to MSLVSVVMPVYNSAATLGAAVRSVLTQTHSDLELLVTDDQSSDGSMDLLREFAAQDERVLPRSAPERGGAGRARNLAIERARGDYIAFLDSDDMWLPEKTEKQLAFAAQGRAPLTFTSYFKMDADHDGDSTDWVPNGRVIRAREHVDYRAMLVRDHIGALTAMYDRNVLGTRLMPEMRKRQDYALWLSIMRDGADARGLAEPLAVYRAHQAGSLSSNKLSLVRYNWTLYREHEHLSVPRATRALTGAVWQSLRNSRI, encoded by the coding sequence GTGTCCTTGGTGTCTGTCGTGATGCCCGTGTACAACTCGGCGGCCACCCTCGGTGCGGCCGTCCGGTCGGTACTCACACAGACCCACAGTGACCTGGAGCTGCTGGTCACCGACGACCAGTCCTCCGACGGTTCCATGGACCTGCTGCGCGAGTTCGCCGCCCAGGACGAGCGCGTCCTGCCCCGTTCCGCGCCCGAGCGGGGAGGGGCGGGCCGGGCCCGCAACCTCGCCATCGAGCGGGCCCGCGGGGACTACATCGCCTTCCTCGACTCGGACGACATGTGGCTGCCGGAGAAGACCGAGAAGCAGCTCGCCTTCGCCGCCCAAGGCCGCGCGCCGTTGACGTTCACCTCGTACTTCAAGATGGACGCCGACCACGACGGTGACAGCACCGACTGGGTCCCCAACGGCCGGGTGATCCGTGCGCGGGAGCACGTGGACTACCGCGCCATGCTGGTCCGGGACCACATCGGCGCACTCACCGCCATGTACGACCGCAACGTTCTCGGCACGAGGCTGATGCCGGAGATGCGCAAGCGCCAGGACTACGCCCTGTGGCTGTCGATCATGCGGGACGGCGCTGATGCCCGAGGCCTGGCTGAGCCGCTCGCGGTGTACAGGGCCCACCAGGCCGGATCGCTGTCCTCCAACAAGCTGTCGCTCGTGCGGTACAACTGGACCCTGTACCGCGAGCACGAGCACCTGTCGGTCCCGCGGGCGACGCGGGCGCTGACCGGCGCCGTGTGGCAGTCGCTGCGGAACTCGCGCATCTGA
- a CDS encoding TetR/AcrR family transcriptional regulator, whose amino-acid sequence MREGGKSRRATSARVPLSRERVIRTAVAVADEKGAAALTMRAVAEPLGVEAMSLYHHVKGRKDILDGMVDVVFSEIDLPPRDTEWRSAMRHRAVSARAVLRRHPWAIGLMDSRAQPGPATLRHHDAVIGALRAAGFSVSMAAHAISLIDSYLYGFVLQELSLPFTGAAEQYEAAAAILRNMPADTYPHLTELAAEHVLRPGYDYADEFTFGLTLVLDALHPDETASA is encoded by the coding sequence ATGCGCGAGGGAGGCAAGAGCCGGCGCGCGACGTCGGCGCGCGTCCCGCTCAGTCGCGAGCGCGTGATTCGTACGGCGGTGGCGGTGGCCGACGAAAAGGGGGCGGCCGCACTCACCATGCGGGCCGTCGCCGAACCTCTGGGAGTCGAGGCGATGTCGCTCTATCACCACGTGAAGGGCAGAAAGGACATCCTCGACGGCATGGTGGACGTGGTCTTCAGTGAGATCGACCTGCCGCCGCGCGACACGGAGTGGAGGAGCGCCATGCGCCACCGGGCTGTTTCCGCCCGTGCCGTCCTCCGACGTCATCCGTGGGCCATCGGTCTGATGGACTCACGCGCCCAGCCCGGCCCTGCGACCCTGCGCCACCACGACGCCGTCATCGGGGCGTTGCGCGCCGCGGGCTTCTCCGTCTCCATGGCCGCACACGCCATCTCGCTGATCGACAGCTACCTCTACGGCTTCGTGCTGCAGGAGCTGAGCCTGCCGTTCACCGGCGCGGCGGAACAGTACGAGGCCGCTGCCGCCATCTTGCGCAACATGCCAGCCGACACCTACCCCCACCTCACCGAACTGGCTGCCGAGCACGTTCTCCGGCCCGGCTACGACTACGCCGACGAGTTCACCTTCGGCCTCACTCTCGTCCTCGACGCCCTCCACCCGGACGAGACCGCGAGCGCTTGA
- a CDS encoding helix-turn-helix domain-containing protein — MTQEDGQLDSLVRRRIRALRVAQGWSLEELAGRANLSQSSLSRIENGQRRLALDQLVTLARALDTTLDQLVENAADDVVISPMIDGAHGLMRWPIKGDPGMSVMRQRMTDPPPDNPARMRAHPGHEWVVVLSGTAILMLGGRRFRIETNQAAEFPTMMPHAIGAEGGPCEIMGIFDRDARRGHQKDAGSDASATDSGGAQGSCA; from the coding sequence ATGACGCAAGAAGATGGGCAGCTGGACAGCCTCGTACGCAGACGGATCCGCGCGCTGCGCGTCGCACAGGGCTGGTCGCTGGAGGAACTGGCGGGCCGGGCCAACCTCAGCCAGTCCTCGCTGAGCCGCATCGAGAACGGTCAGCGCCGCCTCGCCCTGGACCAGCTGGTCACCCTCGCCCGCGCCCTGGACACCACCTTGGACCAGCTCGTGGAGAACGCCGCCGATGACGTCGTCATCAGCCCGATGATCGACGGCGCCCACGGCCTGATGCGCTGGCCCATAAAGGGCGACCCCGGCATGAGCGTGATGCGTCAGCGGATGACCGACCCGCCGCCCGACAACCCGGCCCGCATGCGCGCTCACCCCGGCCACGAATGGGTGGTGGTGCTGTCCGGTACCGCCATCCTCATGCTGGGCGGCCGGCGCTTTCGCATCGAGACCAACCAGGCCGCCGAGTTCCCCACCATGATGCCGCACGCCATCGGAGCCGAGGGCGGACCCTGCGAGATCATGGGCATCTTCGACCGCGACGCCCGCCGCGGCCACCAGAAGGACGCCGGCTCCGACGCCTCCGCGACCGACAGCGGAGGCGCCCAGGGCTCCTGCGCATAG
- a CDS encoding DUF5302 domain-containing protein yields the protein MNRNRPGPGQTGRRARRTAVRPPAATWAGAEADAKRRFQEALERKAVAGRSRQAREDGGLNLMDFIGPRGRNRTFRRNYG from the coding sequence GTGAACCGAAACCGACCCGGCCCGGGCCAGACAGGCCGCCGGGCTCGAAGAACCGCTGTCCGGCCACCCGCCGCGACGTGGGCTGGGGCCGAGGCGGATGCCAAGCGGAGGTTCCAGGAGGCCCTGGAACGCAAGGCAGTCGCCGGCCGCTCTCGTCAGGCCCGCGAGGACGGTGGCCTCAATCTCATGGACTTCATCGGGCCCAGGGGTCGGAACCGTACCTTCCGTCGCAATTACGGCTGA
- a CDS encoding TetR/AcrR family transcriptional regulator — protein sequence MADREAAREQALEAAEELFYSRGIQAVGMDAVRNTSGVSLKRLYQLFPSKEALVLQFLQRRDEQWRRALARHVDTHTAPDDRLLAVFDWLHAWFSEPDYRGCAFINSFGELGGVSSEVADQARHHKQAFRDYLAGLVAAAGLPTDTTDQLALLAEGAITTAAITGTAAPAIHARTAARLLLQANARHARADSAGPR from the coding sequence ATGGCAGACCGCGAAGCGGCGCGGGAGCAGGCACTCGAGGCTGCCGAGGAGCTCTTCTACAGCCGGGGCATCCAGGCAGTGGGAATGGACGCGGTGCGCAACACCTCGGGCGTGTCACTCAAGCGCCTCTACCAGCTGTTCCCCTCCAAGGAGGCACTCGTGCTGCAGTTCCTGCAGCGGCGCGACGAACAGTGGCGGCGGGCCCTCGCCCGCCACGTCGACACACACACCGCCCCCGACGACCGGCTGCTCGCCGTGTTCGACTGGCTGCACGCATGGTTCTCCGAACCGGACTACCGCGGGTGCGCCTTCATCAACTCCTTCGGAGAGCTCGGCGGCGTCTCCTCCGAGGTCGCCGACCAGGCCCGCCACCACAAGCAGGCCTTCCGTGACTACCTCGCCGGCCTCGTCGCGGCCGCCGGCCTGCCCACGGACACGACCGACCAGCTCGCCCTTCTGGCCGAGGGCGCCATCACGACGGCCGCGATCACAGGAACGGCGGCGCCGGCCATACACGCACGAACGGCCGCGCGCCTGCTCCTGCAGGCCAACGCGCGACACGCCCGGGCCGACTCCGCCGGCCCCCGGTAG
- a CDS encoding nuclear transport factor 2 family protein, with product MTETVRPPAPPFTRETAIAKVRLAEDAWNSRDPQRVSLGYTADSRWRNRAEFATGREAIVALLTRKWNTELDYRLIKELWAYGDDRIAVRFAYEHRDDAGNWYRSYGNENWEFDAHGLMRTRHASINTLPIAASDRRYFWPLGRRPDSHPGLSDLGF from the coding sequence ATGACGGAAACCGTACGTCCCCCGGCACCGCCGTTCACACGCGAGACAGCGATCGCGAAGGTCCGCCTCGCGGAGGACGCGTGGAACTCCCGTGATCCGCAGAGGGTGTCGCTGGGCTACACGGCGGACTCACGCTGGCGCAACCGTGCGGAGTTCGCCACGGGTCGGGAAGCGATCGTCGCGCTGCTGACCCGCAAGTGGAACACCGAACTCGACTACCGACTGATCAAGGAGCTGTGGGCGTACGGCGACGACCGCATCGCGGTGCGCTTCGCCTACGAGCACCGCGACGACGCCGGCAACTGGTACCGCTCTTACGGCAACGAGAACTGGGAGTTCGACGCGCATGGGCTGATGCGCACCCGTCACGCCTCCATCAACACGCTGCCGATCGCCGCGTCGGACCGCAGGTACTTCTGGCCACTGGGCCGTCGTCCTGACAGCCACCCCGGCCTGAGCGACCTAGGCTTCTGA